The Vanrija pseudolonga chromosome 1, complete sequence genomic sequence GTGGTCTCCCCACGCCTCCtcccagctcgtcgacgctcgGGGACACGAAAGACGGCCGACCTGCACCGTGAGTCATCCACCGCTGCCACCTCCCCTGCCTTATCGTCCTCGGCCCTAGTGCGCTTTTCCTAAACCTTAACCCTTCTCCTCTTGTTCCTCCTCCTtcaccccctccccacccatACACAATCCCTGAGGCCGCGCCACAACAGCTTCCGCGTTTCTAACCACATTTGCAGTGACGACCTCCACCGCCTCTACGCGTACACCGGTGCCGTCAGGCAACCCTCACCTCCACAAGGCCGCCATCACCCTTACCTCGTTTCCAGCGCCGgtgcgagcgccgccgagtcgtcagcctcggcggcccacCGCCGTGCCattggcgctggcgccgacgcactCAACGCCATCTCCGCCgaccagcagctcgacgcactgcaacagcagcaacagcctgTAAAATccggccgcctcggtgtCAAGCGTCGCCAAAAGTACACTCGTTCCCGCACCGGTTGCCTCGGATGTCGTGCACGCCGCATCAAGTGCGACGAAGGCAGGCCTATTTGCCGGCGGTGTCAGgtcgccaagcgcgaggtAAGTCGCCGTTGCATGCATAGTGGGCCGCCGTTTCAAACGCCGAAAACCTCTCCACCGACTGCGCcccgcggcggtgggggcggaggcggaggcggacggaggcgtcggcgcagcagcgaaTGCTCCGAACACGGCCGATGAACGGAGACGGAACACGGATGTGGTGGCTGACATTCATTTCAACAGTGCTGCTTTCCTGATCCTACGGATGGCAaaaagggcaagggcaaagGCCAGACAGAGTctgatgaggacgaggacgccgaccagTTTGCCGGTGGTGCTGAGACAGATGGCGCTCAACTCGACCTGCCATTTGACATCTCTTCCGCCATCACTGACGGCCTTGGAATTGATGGCGCCCCCGTTGGTTGGGATCGTGCCTTTACAGGAGAGGGGTTTTCTTCGGTCGGCGCCAGTCTTGACGCCGTCCTTGCCAGCGCGGCGGGTCACGCCGAGAATGGGAAGAACAACCTCCtggctcctcctctcctcaACACCCCAAACTGTTAGTCGGACATCGCCGCTCGACTTCCGCAGCCACATCAGCTGACGCTTGCCTCAGTTCTCCTGCCATGGTTTCCTACCCCGCAGGAGCAAAGCCTCATCCTCCACTACTGTGCCAATGCGGCCGACCTCATGATTGCCATTCCTCAAGGCATCAATCCTCTCCTCGCAATCAACCTCCCATTGGCTCTTGCTGCTCCTAGAGGAACCAACCTCGCAGCTGATGCCCTCCGCATCACACTCCTCGGCATCGGTGCCGTTCACCAGGCATTTCTCCTGGCCCGCTCCGGTGTGAGCACCACCCAGACCACCGCCACCTTCCAGTATGCCTCCAACCTCCGCGACATGGGCAAGGAGCTCGTTCGCCGTGCTACCCTCCCCGAGGGTGGTGGCAtcgcctcggacgccgcCTTATCGGCCGGtacctcgctcgccaccatTGACATTTTCTTTGGCGGCTCGGGGTGGCAGGAGAACTTTGCCCTCGCCAAGCGGATGGTCGCCGCTCGTGGTGGCCCCGCTCGCATGCTGAAGGACTCTACGCCTACGCACCTCTCCGACGGTGTCACTGCTACGCCATCGCGTCTCATTCTCGAGATCCTCGCCATCTACGAGACGTTTGGCTGCCTCACCATGGGcgaggagcccgagctcATCTCGGACCGCGACAGCTGGTGGTTTGAGAGCTCTGGCAGCACTTTCGAGGAGCACTCGGTCGAGACCCAGTTTGGCATGTCGCGCGTCATGGTTCACCTGTTCTCGCGCACTGCCCGCCTCCTTGCTCGCGCGGCGAAGACGGGCACCGGATTCCTGCCCGAGGGCAGCCCGACCAACAAGCTCTCGGCCGACAGCGTTCTCCACGTCGACTCGAGCGGAAGCGGTCTTCTCCCCGCTTCCGTCATGCCCTACGTCTACGTCCCCAGCGAGGACAGCAACGAGCCCGCGGGCCTCGCGTCAGAGGCCGCCCGCCTCAGCCGCGACATTGACATGTGGATCGAGAGCCTTGCGTTCTCGTcggtcgagcacgagcgcgtgcagGTCGGCAACCGCGCCTACGCCCACGCCATGAAGATTCTCCTCCTTCGCATGGTCTACGGCCGTTCGCGCGACGACTCGAGTGTGCAGGCTGCCGCCCAGGAGGTGCTGCAGCACTGCTCAATCTCGACCGCCGCCCTGGGCATGTCGATCGACCTGATGTGGCCCGCTGTTATTGCCGGCTGCTGCGTGCAGGGCTCGGCACGCCAGTGGCTTCTTACCCTTCTCGAGGGATTCAAGTCGCAGTGCTGCTTTGATGTCGACACTGCCAGTCGCATCATCCAGGAGGTGTGGCgtcgtgtcgacgccggaGAGCCCAGGGCGGACTGGAAGCCCGTCTGCGACGACTTTGGTCTCCAAGTCTTGCTCTGTTAAGACACCCGATTATACACGAAGGGAACATTGGAGCCCACTTCGTTGTCGTCGGAAGGGTGTTTCAGCAGTCAGAAGATGTAGTCAACCCCAAGCTTAGGATGTTGTAATGCAACGCACATTATCATTCACTGTTCAGAGGTGCACCGCTACGACGGGAAATGATGCATAGCGCGGCACGGAGACGGcgctgcgagcgaggagcgagcgatACAGAGAAAGAAGGGAATAAAAACACACTGGGGTCAAGGCGATCGTGAATGGTTGCGTGACTTGCAAGGACTGATGAATGATGTTGTCGTGGCGGTGTATTGTATGCGGGGTTGAACGCTTGAGCCAGCAAAATGTCAATTGAAGTTCGTAATggttgacctcgacgccagcaCTGGTGGCTGCAAGAGTCGTGGTGCGCTTGTAGAGGCGGCATGGTGATGACGAGAACAGACGTGCTTGTGCGGACGTTGGACGGGACGAGAAGGAAGTCACGGCGCCTAGAAGCCGTAGAGCGTAGAGGACGAGGGAGCAGACGAGTAGTCGTACTCCGTCCTATCCCCCCCCTCTAGTGGCTTGGTGGGTCCAGCGCCTGTTGGTCAATCGCTGTCGATCCATGATCGGTTGCTCACCAGAGAGGAATGAAAGACGAGCAGAGGCAGCCCTGTGGCGGAtggcgacattgtcggccTGGCGGTTAGTGGCGGACTCGAAATCGTGGTCCCACCTCTGGAAATGGTTCCTGAATTTTTTGTCAGCGCCATCAGCCTCCTATACTAGTCCGAATCTCAACGCACAGGCTTGCCCTTGAAAGTCCCGTTCGAACTGCTGTCAGCGGGGGCTGGCGAACGGCCGACATACTAGAAGATCTGGGGTCGCCACTCCTCGATGACATCCATGACGGCCGAGTTCCTGACTGGTCAGGGTGGGTCCCATGGGGAGGTGGCGCTCACCTGAACTTGTTCACGAGGGCCGCCTTGCCTTGGATGTTGGCGTATGACACCTGTGCGGTCAGTTCATAAAGCCCAGGGAAATGCGGTGACTCACTTGCAGGACCTTCTCGCTAGAGAACATATTCCACTTTTTGCCAACCTTGGCCAGGATGAAGTTGTACAGGGCCTTGGTAGAGGTGAAGTTGACGAAGGCGTACCCAACCTGCATTGTCAACATTTGGTTCCGGATCCACCTCCCATACGTTGCAGTGATTGTTGAAATCGAAACGAAGATAGACGAAATCGAACTCATCGGGCACGACCTGGTACTGGGTCAATTTGGAGCGACACAAGACCTTTGGCTACTTGCCTCTTGCAGGATGTTCACAAGCTCCTGGCGTGACAGTTTGTTCTGGTACCGTCAGTAGGTGAGTCCACCTCCAGACCTACAGGGACATCTTTGATCATCACCGTGGTGCGAGGGTCATAGCCTGTGATCCGTTCAGCTCGGCAAATCTTTACGCCCTTACCGTGCAGGATGCGCTCGGGGTGAACACGGTTTTCCTCGGGGATCGCCTGGCGATCCGCAGCAGTCCACCCCTGGCGTTGGCGAGCCCGAGCAGAGATGTCCATCTGGTTGAGGAGACCTTGTAGGGCCGCCGGCTCCGTGATCTGTCTGGGAATCGCCTGAGTCTGGTGAGGGTGAAGATCCGCCCGTGACCCCCACGCCTGCCACTCGGCGGGTTTCGACAGGATCTGGTTGTGCTCGATGTCGATCGCGAGGCGGTCCCCATTGCTGCCGGTGAGCTGGCTGTACGGAGAGTGTGTCGGGTTCGTGTCGAGTGGAGCGAAGATACCATGATAGCGGTCGAACAGTGAGTTTGAGGCCAGGTTCGAGACTGAGCGCTGCGAGGTACTGCTAGGGCTTGCCATGAAGGCGGCCGAGCCAAGGGTGTACAAGGGCGCTGCCTGCCCCGTCGGAGTACGGGTGGGCACGACGGGCTCGCTCTGGAATGGATCCTCGCTTCGGTAAACTGCGCGGAGTATTCCAGCTTCCACAGGCTGATTGTGAAGCAGACGgatcgcctcggcggcacgccTCGTGTCATAGAACTCGGCCGTGAATGACTGACATTCCGGTTAGCGCTGATCTACGTGTCGCGTCTGACGTACCTTTCCGCCGAGCCCATGTGCCTTGAACTCTTTGAGCTCGCCGATTGTCCTCAGACATGTCTGCATTGTGAGCAATAATTGGGGCCAGAGGTCACGCACTTCCATCCCACCGATGTCAACACCATGCTGGCCATTCACTTGAACCCGGATGACAGACTCGGTGGCCTTGAGGATCTGGTCCAGCTCCTTTCCTGATCCTGCAAGCTGCACGAGTAAGTAGAAGAGCGGGATCGCTGAGACCAACCTGCCGAaccacgtcctcgtcgacagtGGCACACTCGAGCTGGACAAGGGAGTCCGTTCCATTGAAGACGACAGGGCTTCGGCAGAGCCTGTCGTATACCCTCTTTGAATCCCTCGTGTCATAGAACACGGCGATGACCTTATGCATCAGCCGACGCAGGCCTGGGGGCACCCACCCATCCTTTCGTCTTCAGAAGCTTGACGATGATGGCGCGATACGGAGCAATGTCCTGGAATCGGTTAGCATCGGGAGTAATGCGCTGCACCCACCTTGACAACGTCTCTGACATCCTCGCCACTGGCGGACTTGGGGATGTTCGTGATCTCGAGTCAGTGCTGTCAGTCCACTGTCCACTTACAATCAGAAATTTGCCGGGGTTCTCTTCCCCGGCAGCCTCCCAGCGGCGGTCGAAGCGGTTACCGTTGAGCCGGGGGGCGAACAAGCCGGTTGTTTCTTTGTCGTAGGTGGCGGTCTTGCCGGGGTGAGGAGGTGTGTAGGGGTTCTGGGACGAGAGGGAACCAGTCGTCCACGTCATGCCAGGAGAGGGAGAGTTTTGTGCAAATGACATCTGGGAGGTTGGAGTAGCGATGATGGTGCTGGCATTGGACTGAAGAGAGAGTCGGGAGAGGGCATCTGGGGAGCGTGAGCGGTTCGCGCCCtctcggcggcacgctgcGGACTCACTGCTTCGAGGGTTGTCGGATTCATAGGCCTGCTGCCAATGAGCATGAGGTTCACGAGTGATGCGGCGGTCACGACTTACAGTTTCTGGGCCATGGTCGCGAACCTTGGTTACGGTCAGCTCTGCGCCTTTACTTGGCTGGAACACCGAGGAAAGCGGATTGAGCTGCAGTGGTCAGTCGGATCTCGTCCTGGATCAAACACCTACGTGCGAGAGCGATGGCTTGAGGGATAGTTTCCCCTTCTCCTTGGTGGGGGGAATGCCACCGCCGTTGCTCTTCTGGGTGGACCTGGTGCTACCATCGACACTGTCGGGTTGCAGGCTATGTCGTGAGTGTGAATGCACTGTAGGCACAATGACGGCCACTTACCGAAGAGGTGGGCttgctcgacggccttggtcttgggAGCCGGGAGGGGTGGTTACACGGCTCTGCTGGTGGAGGTTAGATGGTGTTCCGAGCTGGGGATAGGGTGGGGCGGCACAGAGGGAAGACAGTCTTCCGCCTACCACACCAGATGGTGTGAATACGCAGACAACCCATTGACCGAAAGGGCTGTCGAGTGGtggcgcgggggaggagAGCCGACACTCACCGGCTTGCCGTGGAGTCTGGTGCGGTTGGAGTCCATCGATGCAGTGTTTGAGAGTCAGGGGGGTGTAGAGATGTTCGAGTTGTGCAAGCGCCGGCCAGGACGAtgcgaggaaggcgggggAAGGCACGGGTGATGCAGCAGTCTGTGAGGGTGGAGGGGTGTGGATGCACTGTTCGTAAGGTACAGGAGGGGTGGAAAGGAGCTTGGGGTTCTGGAAGAAGTGATTTGGACGGTGAGAGAGACAATGCTGAATAAAGTTGACAGTTGAGAGAGGatgggagagagagagagacggAGAGAGATGTAGGAAGGACGGAGTGTGGGGTGTGGAAATGGACAGAGTTGGAGGAAGAGTGCGAGTGGAGGGGGACGAGATTACGGCCAGgtctgcgccggcgccgcccaacACTGGTCTGACGGCGGCTGGCTGATcggcctggcgcgcgcgcacactgGCGCGGGCAAGTAGGGCGGGATCAAAAAAAGAAGTTAATCACGTCTGGCTCGATGGGTGCACGGGCCTCGTCGTGACGGGGTAGACGACCACcccagtcgacgacggcatgaTCAAACACGCTCGactggcggtggcgagaCGCTTTTCACACTCGGGCGACGTTGATGCATCGGCTCTACCCCAGGGGGGTCGAGTAACAATTTTCGCTTGCACCAGTCATCATCTCTGTTCGTAGTACGCCATCTCGGGCAGTGTAGATGCAAGGAAACGCCTTGTATAAAAAGTCGGACAGAAGAGATgctgtgtggtgtgtgtcTCGCCGTTGCGCCCATCCGTCATGACgaccacccgcgccgccgccctcaaAAGTGGAGGTGTTGGTGCGGGGCTCCGTGGCGGAATCAAATCCCTGACGCGTTGTCCTTgtcacacccaccacccaccgaccTACGTTTCAACAACACACTTTCAACGCGACCAGTCACTTTGTCTGCCTTGCATTCACACCAGAGGCCAAGCTCCATGCGCGACACGGAGCCAGAGTCTTCAAGATGATCAGAAAGCCAAGACCAACTTTCaccaacgccgagctcgagctgcagctCCAACAGGTGAGATCACGCGTGCTGCCGCTCGCCCCTCCACCCAGCTGACACCATCCCTCTCTCCTCGGATCGGGGCGACCACATCAGATATCACTCGACGAGACGTCATCCACCGTGGAGAATTTGGAATCCCTGACGCCCCTCATCAAGTCGATACAGGAATCAGAAAGCGAGCAGCTCTACCTCCGCAGCCTCGACCGCTTtgtcgaggagaaggagagtGAGATCGAGAAGATATGCGAGACCAACTACGAGGTATGGATCTTGCTCTTCCGTTCAGCATCCGGCAGCTGACCATCACCACCAGGACTTTGTGTCGTCGGTCTTGACATTGTCAAGTGTCCAGCAGGGAACGGGCCACCTCAGGAAACGCATCGCGGAGCTGGACGGACAGATGGGCGATGTCGGCCGGGCACTCGGCGAGAAGGTATGTCGCTGCGACGTGTCGAGACAAGACCCCGAATGCTAAATGACGTCGTAGAAACGTGCCCTGCTAGAGCAGAAGAAGGTGGCGAGGAATATGGACGACGCGGTGGAGACGCTGCAGACGGggctgcgcctgctcgatCTCGTCCATAGGGTCGAAGACCTTATCCGGCAACGCAAGTACTGGGGCGCCTTGAGGGTGAGTTCTCCCGTTCATTCCTTGGAGCCCTGCTGAACGATGGCGACCAGATGCTAGAAGACCTCAGCCATTTACCGCCCCCGTCGATCAGTCAGACGCCATTCTATCTCCACCTAGTGTCGTCCCTGCCGTCGCTGCGCATCTCAATCAAGGACGCGGTGACTGCGACGACCAAGTCGTGGCTGTTTGATATTCGGGAATCGAACTCTCTTGTCGGCAAGCTTGCTCTTGAAAACATGACGGCACGAATCAAGCGCTGGCGAACAAAGCGCGAAAAAGATGGCGGTGTGCGCCTCGCTCGTATTGGCGGTGCCCTGGAACTGGTTAGCAACGAGCGGATAGAGTGTGAGTGCAGTGTGCAGTTACCAACCTGACTCTGCAGTTGATCCCCAGGACAACAATCAAATAAGTATCGACTTCCGCCCGTTGTACCAGTGCATTCATATCTACGAGGCACTGGACTGCAAAGCCGAGCTCCAGAGGAACTACCAGGAGGACCGCAAGAAGCAGGCGACTCTTATTCTCGACTCGCGTGCCACAACCACGGCAGAGACGTTACTCAACACTCTCCCCGACTTAATGCAGGAGCTCGTGGGCTTCTTCATCATTGAAGCACATGTTCTCCGGACGGTCGCCGACTTCCGATCGCAGCGcgatgtcgacgacctcTGGGACGACATGTGCGGGCGGATCATTGACATTGTCGGCAGAGGGCTCAAGGACTGTGGCGATCTCAATGTCTTCTTAGAGAGCAAGTCGAACATCCTCCTCTTTGTTCAGACTCTCGAGGTGAGTAGTGACTCTGTGACCACAGCGCTGACGATATCAGGGGCATGGTTATGATACAACAGAGCTTAATGGCCTCCTGATTACCCTCTTCGAGCGCTACTCGGAGCTGTTGCTGCGCAAGTTCAGCACAGAGTttgacgaggtgggtgcAGACAACGGCGGCTGGGAGTGGTTGCATCTGACACGTCCAGATTGTTTCCGAGGACGACAACTTGCCGATGGTCGTCAATGACCAGTCCGAGTTTGACAAGGTGGCGGGCGTGTGCTGGCTCGCAACCGGTGAAGCCGAGTCTCTTGCACTGTGAGCTCAGAGCGTCCTGCGTTGCAAAGCTGACACCAACAGCCAAAACTTCCCACAGCCCATGCCGTTCTCTCAGACATATCCCATGTGCTGCATCAACATCCGCAACTTTGTGGAGCAGTTCTACAAGTTTGCGGACGGCGTGACGCAGCACCATCTTGATATCGACGAGGTTCTCCGCAGGGTAAGTTGCCTCGCAGCCAGACAACCTCGCTGACTCATTATCAGTCACTTGACAGCCTCCTCATCGACCACGTCAGCAAGCAGATCGCTTCGCGTGTCAACGTGATGAGCAATCTGTCCCAGATTGCCCAGGTTGCTGTCAACCTCGAGCACTTTGCTGTCGCTTGTGACGATCTCGAGATCTTACTCATGGGACTACGGTATGTTGACCCGTCGTGCTTCTATTTCTGACAACCGCAGAGCGTCACAGCGCGGTGGACCGATCAAGCTAGAGTCGGCCAAGTCGTTTGCTGAAACGCTGGAGCTTGCGCAGAGCAGAATCGATGCCGTCATCGCCTCCAAGCTCGAGTCCTTCTTCGAGCTCGCAGAGTACCACTGGATGCCGAACCGCCCCCCACCCGCGAATGTCGAGCCGAGCACATACGTGTTCGAGATGATCACCTTCCTAACCGCTTATGTCGACTCGGTGCTGATCGGCCTGGGAGACGAGACCAAAACGAGAGCATACCAGAGTGCCTTGTCACGCATCAACCAGTGGTTCATGGTGCGTGCATCGACGCTCGCTAAGAGGAGAACTGACGTCGGCGCAGGAGACGCTGTGTGGTAAGGACGTCCCACGATTCAATGAGTTCGCTCTTGAGTACGTGTTGGCCGACGTTGCCTTCATCGAGACGGAGATCCAGAGACTCGGCCGGCCCGGCCTGGATCGGCTGTTTGACGAGGTCAAGCTTGTGAGTTGGATTTGCTTTCCGAAATCCGGCGTCTGACTGACGTGTCAGACGATCAACATTATCAAGAGCGACGCAGTCAACGCGTTTATGGAGCCGGCCATTCGGCAGCTCTCATACGCTGTTGTGCGGCCTGCCCGGCTATCGGCCATTCTATCCAAGCTAGCCAAGGGGGCTCAGGTGGCTGGTGCCACTGCCAAGGCGGAGCGCCGTCGGGTGGAAGCGGAGTCGGTTTCAAGGCTGCGTTAAGACGAGTGACTTGTCTGTCCGCAGCAAGCAGCTACGTACTGCAGGTGATGCTTCACTTGATGTTGTAACATTGTTCCCAAGTTAGAGCCCGGGAGGCAACGACCCCCGGGCCAATCCCTTACGATGCAGCTGTTCGCCCTG encodes the following:
- the Exoc6b gene encoding Exocyst complex component 6B is translated as MIRKPRPTFTNAELELQLQQISLDETSSTVENLESLTPLIKSIQESESEQLYLRSLDRFVEEKESEIEKICETNYEDFVSSVLTLSSVQQGTGHLRKRIAELDGQMGDVGRALGEKKRALLEQKKVARNMDDAVETLQTGLRLLDLVHRVEDLIRQRKYWGALRMLEDLSHLPPPSISQTPFYLHLVSSLPSLRISIKDAVTATTKSWLFDIRESNSLVGKLALENMTARIKRWRTKREKDGGVRLARIGGALELVSNERIEFDPQDNNQISIDFRPLYQCIHIYEALDCKAELQRNYQEDRKKQATLILDSRATTTAETLLNTLPDLMQELVGFFIIEAHVLRTVADFRSQRDVDDLWDDMCGRIIDIVGRGLKDCGDLNVFLESKSNILLFVQTLEGHGYDTTELNGLLITLFERYSELLLRKFSTEFDEIVSEDDNLPMVVNDQSEFDKVAGVCWLATGEAESLALQNFPQPMPFSQTYPMCCINIRNFVEQFYKFADGVTQHHLDIDEVLRRSLDSLLIDHVSKQIASRVNVMSNLSQIAQVAVNLEHFAVACDDLEILLMGLRASQRGGPIKLESAKSFAETLELAQSRIDAVIASKLESFFELAEYHWMPNRPPPANVEPSTYVFEMITFLTAYVDSVLIGLGDETKTRAYQSALSRINQWFMETLCGKDVPRFNEFALEYVLADVAFIETEIQRLGRPGLDRLFDEVKLTINIIKSDAVNAFMEPAIRQLSYAVVRPARLSAILSKLAKGAQVAGATAKAERRRVEAESVSRLR
- the mei2 gene encoding Meiosis protein mei2, with the translated sequence MDSNRTRLHGKPLGTPSNLHQQSRVTTPPGSQDQGRRASPPLRSTQKSNGGGIPPTKEKGKLSLKPSLSHLNPLSSVFQPSKGAELTVTKVRDHGPETAYESDNPRSNALSRLSLQSNASTIIATPTSQMSFAQNSPSPGMTWTTGSLSSQNPYTPPHPGKTATYDKETTGLFAPRLNGNRFDRRWEAAGEENPGKFLIITNIPKSASGEDVRDVVKRITPDANRFQDIAPYRAIIVKLLKTKGWVIAVFYDTRDSKRVYDRLCRSPVVFNGTDSLVQLECATVDEDVVRQLAGSGKELDQILKATESVIRVQVNGQHGVDIGGMEVRDLWPQLLLTMQTCLRTIGELKEFKAHGLGGKSFTAEFYDTRRAAEAIRLLHNQPVEAGILRAVYRSEDPFQSEPVVPTRTPTGQAAPLYTLGSAAFMASPSSTSQRSVSNLASNSLFDRYHGIFAPLDTNPTHSPYSQLTGSNGDRLAIDIEHNQILSKPAEWQAWGSRADLHPHQTQAIPRQITEPAALQGLLNQMDISARARQRQGWTAADRQAIPEENRVHPERILHGKGVKICRAERITGYDPRTTVMIKDVPPKVLCRSKLTQYQVVPDEFDFVYLRFDFNNHCNVGYAFVNFTSTKALYNFILAKVGKKWNMFSSEKVLQVSYANIQGKAALVNKFRNSAVMDVIEEWRPQIFYSSNGTFKGKPADNVAIRHRAASARLSFLSGEQPIMDRQRLTNRRWTHQATRGGG
- the SPCC965.10_1 gene encoding putative transcriptional regulatory protein codes for the protein MYGFGNTYQSDSSSGSSPDITGLLPPRHQWPQQQQQQQQQQQLSQLQANAYAGQPAQSPLGGASSGGASPCGSASLADWAVQHEFDRHGGLPTPPPSSSTLGDTKDGRPAPDDLHRLYAYTGAVRQPSPPQGRHHPYLVSSAGASAAESSASAAHRRAIGAGADALNAISADQQLDALQQQQQPVKSGRLGVKRRQKYTRSRTGCLGCRARRIKCDEGRPICRRCQVAKRECCFPDPTDGKKGKGKGQTESDEDEDADQFAGGAETDGAQLDLPFDISSAITDGLGIDGAPVGWDRAFTGEGFSSVGASLDAVLASAAGHAENGKNNLLAPPLLNTPNFLLPWFPTPQEQSLILHYCANAADLMIAIPQGINPLLAINLPLALAAPRGTNLAADALRITLLGIGAVHQAFLLARSGVSTTQTTATFQYASNLRDMGKELVRRATLPEGGGIASDAALSAGTSLATIDIFFGGSGWQENFALAKRMVAARGGPARMLKDSTPTHLSDGVTATPSRLILEILAIYETFGCLTMGEEPELISDRDSWWFESSGSTFEEHSVETQFGMSRVMVHLFSRTARLLARAAKTGTGFLPEGSPTNKLSADSVLHVDSSGSGLLPASVMPYVYVPSEDSNEPAGLASEAARLSRDIDMWIESLAFSSVEHERVQVGNRAYAHAMKILLLRMVYGRSRDDSSVQAAAQEVLQHCSISTAALGMSIDLMWPAVIAGCCVQGSARQWLLTLLEGFKSQCCFDVDTASRIIQEVWRRVDAGEPRADWKPVCDDFGLQVLLC